The Chelmon rostratus isolate fCheRos1 chromosome 9, fCheRos1.pri, whole genome shotgun sequence sequence GGCTCACTGAGTACGTGTGTATGTTCAAATGTGACTCATTATTGTCATATGGACTGACTGCAGTTTGCATGCATTGTTACTCTCATTACACACTCATTGCATCTGAGGACATGCAGCATGCTACGTCACTGCAGCACCTAATTGCTGAGACCTCGCAGCACGACATTTGAACATCGCTTCAGCAACTGCTGCtctgggcatgtgtgtgtgcgccgttcttttgtttttttctcatgatCGTGTTTAGATATACGGATGATcaggagtgtgtcagcagtgatCGGGGAGCTGACTGGGAGTCAGCTGAGAGAATAGTTGTGAAAAAGTGAGGCTTTGTGTCATTTATTCAGTTCTTTTTTTCAAGGATTTTGACTTTGAGATCAATGAAAGAGCTGCTGAACTATGTGCTTCAGTCAGGGGCGCAGCACAAAATTATAATAACCCTGTATATAGACATCCTCTATGAGACCCTCCTCAAAACCACAACTATTTCTTCTAGTACGCTTGTGGGCCCCCCCCCCGGCATGACGGCCCACCCGAGCCCGCCGTCACTGGCTTCAGTTTTCATCCACTGGAAAGACGTCCACTGTCATTGTGCAATTTATTTTGACATCAGAGCCACTTGAACCTGTTCGCTCTCACTCAGCACAGCAAATCAAAGCAATCAGAAATCATATCTCTTTCAGATATGACTGCTGTCGAGCTGGAAAGTCGAACTCAAGGTTGCATCAAATTTGGGGCTTTTGAAAAGCCACCCTGTACAAATAACCAGTGCTAATATTAATATTCTGCTAGTGTTGACACTTCAGTGGATCTGTTCAATTAGTGGGAGATATTACAGCTTCAGAAATTCTCAATACCTTGGAGGATGAATTTAAGCTGTTTGCGATGGTCTGGATTCCCAAAACTTATTATATAAAGTGGATTTAAGTAGATGTAACACAGGTACTGATCCAGGACATGTTGCTGCTTTCCAGCTcagtttttatctgtgtgtgtgtgtgtgtgtgtgcagctgcctTGTGTGCGGAGGTGGAGGAGCGACTGGTGAGTCACCTGTTGTCGCCGGAGCGCTACAACAAGCTGATCAGACCAGCCGTCAACAACAGCCAGCAGGTCACCATTTACATCCAGGTGTCTCTGGCCCAGCTGATCAATGtggtgagaacacacacacacacacacacaaatccaaatcAACATATGTACACTGTTATCATAGAAGCATATCCTACTCATTTAAGATCATTCGAGGACACAGGTGGTGGACATAATATGCCTACCAGGAGTGAGTTCAGCTACTGTCACCCTCAAgccctctgcctgtctgtgtttcagaaTGAGCGGGAGCAGATCATGACCACCAACTGTTGGCTCAGTCAGGTTTGTGTCCGcactctcctccttctttctttgtgagtgtgtgtgtttgcgtacTTTGTGGCACAAGTGTCTGACTCATGTTAGTCatggtacacacacatgcagacacaccaTCACAGATGAGGCTGGTGCAGCAGATTAAGGAAAATGTGCGGCGACATTCAGCCGGTCACTGGCGAGGTCAGCTCATGGCATGTAGGActaatgtgtcagtgtgcaactgtttaaaatgcattttcaaaagATAAGGGCTGACTGAACCACTGTGTATTCATGAACTCGTATGTTTATGTATGCTTCTGGTTGCATGACTTAGGAATCAAtccttgtatgtgtgtgtgtgtgtgtgtgtgtgtgtgtgtgtgtgtgtgcgtgcgtgcatgcatgcgtccgtgtgtgtgtgtgtctctcttcaTCAGGTATGGAATGACTACAGATTAATGTGGGACCCTGAAGAGTACGAGGGAATCAAGAAAATCCGGCTCCCATCACAACACATCTGGCTGCCGGACATCGTCCTCTACAACAAGTGCGTCTGGTTTGTGaagacagaagtgtgtgtgcgtgcgcgtttGAGTGTGCATAAAACTAAGTGATTACAAGAGGAGCAAACACAATGAGCAACTTTATTCAAAAATTCGAAATCCCCATTTTCCTAAAACGTTTTCTTCTATCCTCTTATTCCTTCCATCCTCTTatctccctttttttaaaatcccaCATCTCACCTCTTTCAGAATAATGAATACAACCAAAACGTTTTGTTAACACTGTCTAGACTCTCTGCAGACACGACAGACAGTCTCATGACGATGAGTGATCTTTTAGGGAATGAGAGATTACAGATTTTGCAGAGAAAGACACGGGGACATACTGAAATGATAAAGTCTGCAGGGAAGACGATGCTGCATTTGGTGTCACCGTTGAGGACTGATGCTCGCATCAAGTGATCACAtctcacatttacatttgagcAAAataaaccccccaaaaaaacatgtattatCATCAGTTGACTTTCAGATTACAGCAACTGGACAGAAATTCAcctgaagatgaagaaaaatcaTCTATCGAACATCCTAAATCTGTGGCTTTGCAAtgattcaattttatttatatgaaaaaCATGATTGAGAATTTTAATTATTCTTTAAGCATCCAGTACATGCAAAAGACATAACCTTCTACTTTATGTCTCTTGTGTTAAGAATGTCTGAACATGTTTGCACTTGCAAGATACAGAAACACTAAAATATTTGAGTGTATTCCAACATGGTTCAGCTGTATTTCACATTATGGATTATGGTATGTACATGGGATCAATACaatcaaattgcagcctttaaAACGAAAGTGTGGACAGAAATCTATGTACTATAACACCACGGCTGCACAGCCAAACTCATCAGCACGTTTACACTGGACAACAGGACAACATCCCTTAAGATTACTGCATATTCTTTCTTATTGGGAAAGTGTACACAAAGCAgtattttgactttgtgtgCACATCCAAAAAAGTTGCAAGGGAAAATCAATACATGAGAAAGTCGATGGTGTAATTTGTTCATTCAAGGAGAAATAAGCCCCGCTGCCTCGACCCACTGGCGTGTTAGCTGACAGACACGAAGGCTTTTGAGCCTCACCTCATCTGTTGCACATATAGGTCAACACctgggcctttttttttcttttccatctgcTAGTTTTTTGTATAACATTAACAGTTTCATTATTAAAATTCTAATATAGTGGTCCTTGCTCTGAGTTTTACTGTGGTGATATATATCTAATATAACGGTGGATATTAACTTTCTAACTCTCTCCAACTTTATAGCGTTGAGTTAAAGTATAGCGTATAGAGTTGAACTGACTTTGGCTTAACTTGAATTGTGTACAGTGGTGCACTCAGGCTTTCTGAGGGACAAGGACGAAGGGCACCAACTGCATGCAGCGGGGCACCAGCACGCAGGAAGTAAATGGGCCTGGTGGTGTGACTGTTTTCTCTACTTCTATATTCAAGGTCGAGAGTGAGCTTGAGATAGTTTGACAGGCTCActgttgtgtggatgtgttgcttttgtgtATTGGTCAGCAGTGTTGCTCCACCATTTATACAGGACTGGTAGGCATTAAACATTTACAAATACAGATTGCTGGTCAGCTGAAGATCACATAAAGAGCATAATGGCTTAAGAGGCCAAATGACTGGAGATGATCAGCACTACTTTATGGTCCAAGTCTCTGGCCAAGTGTGGAGGACCAGAGGTCGCAGTAAGCAGGTGGGGCCACTGCATTTTTAATTAGTCTGCATATTCACAGCAGACCCAAAGCATTAGAGACTGAGTGTGATGGTTGGATTCCTGACCTACTTTATAATTGATAGGCCACTTATCTATAATGCATCACCTGCAGCCTCggtgagatgaagaaaaaagtcaGTCTCAGCAGATTTGAGGTGAGGCGGGCGGTTGTTGCCATATTGCTGGGATGTGTCCCAAGTGGTTCCTCCCTTGAGAGGATAAACACATATTTTAACTTTGAACACATGTAGCTGTTGCATGTGTCATCGCTGCAGACACACGATAGCAGTCAGGAAATAACTTTCTCAACACGCCATTAGTCAGCACAGTCAGCTGATTTACCTTATGCCTCTCAAAGGTATTGCTGCGACACTGATTCTGTTGTTAATGAGTACTCAGGTACAGCAAAAGGATAGCACACTCAGAAGGATTAGATTTGAACTGGTGACATACAGTAGAGTGAGGCTGAGGTTAGCGGATAAGTAAGGTTGAGGGTGTGGAAGAACCTCCCAGTTAACAGTGTGATGGAGTTCAGGCAAAGCACTGAAGTCACACTTGCATTAGCTGCTTCACTCATGCTTCACCAGCTGGCTCAGGCTACCACCTTCCTCCACTAGCCCAACCGTCTGCTTGTAAAATGACCTTTTTGCACTGTTGATTTAACCAAAATGCAatgttcatgtttgtctttggtGACAAGGATCCCCCAAAAAACCCTTTATTGTAAGGTGTCACAAACCAAGGTAAAGATATGTTTAAATGAGTTGGAGGGTCTGTGAATATGATTTGCCATGATCCTTCCAGTAATTAGTTTCTCCTTGAATGCTTTGACTTATCTTTCCTGTCTTTTGCTTGTCTCCgaccttttcctcctctcagtgcTGATGGGACCTATGAAGTCTCCTTCTACTCCAACGTCGTGGTCTCCAACAATGGCGAGGTGGCGTGGCTCCCGCCAGCTATCTACAAGTCGGCCTGCAAAATCGAAGTCCGTGATTTCCCTTTTGACCAGCAGAACTGCACCCTCAAGTTTCGCTCCTGGACCTACGACCACACTGAGATTGATCTCATCCTCCTCAGTGACTTTGCCTCACGTGACGACTTTAAACCCAGCGGTGAGTGGGACATCGTCTCGCTGCCCGGACGCAAGAACGAAGACCCTAATGACATCAGGTACCTGGATATCACCTATGACTTTATCATCAAGAGGAAACCTCTGTTCTACACCATCAACCTGATCATTCCCTGCATCCTGATCACGTCGCTGGCTATCCTTGTGTTCTACCTCCCGTCAGACTGTGGTGAGAAGATGactctctgtatctctgtccTCTTGGCCCTGACTGTGTTTTTACTCCTTATCTCAAAGATTGTGCCACCCACTTCTTTAGCAGTGCCTCTGATTGGGAAGTACCTGATGTTTACAATGGTGCTGGTCACCTTCTCCATCGTCACCAGCGTTTGCGTGCTCAACGTGCACCATCGGTCCCCCAGCACGCACACCATGCCTCCTTGGGTCAAGCGTGTCTTCCTATACCGGCTCCCCTCTTACCTCTTCATGCGGAGACCCGGTAGCTCCAACATCCGCGAGAAGTTCCGGAAAAAACACCAGCAGCGATCCTACTCTGACCAGAAGCTGCGTGGAGCGGACGGAGGGACCGGAAGCCCCGCAGGAATGGCAgattcctcctcatccttctttGTGAACGAGGAATCGGCCAAACGCTACGGCTGGAAGATCAGCGACTTGTCCGAGAACACGGAGTTCAGGAAGAGGATGACGCTCAAGTGCAATATTGACGTGGAGGATGCGGTGGATGGAGTGCGCTACATCGCTGAGAAGATGAAGAgcgaggatgatgatgaaggggTAGGTGTTTCTACATTTACATGAGTACAATAATCGAAATATGTGCAGCATGTTTCTACAGCTTTTCTGtcatctgcttgttttttgtcataCAATTCATTCAGTTCCATTCTGGAACATCAGGATAGCATTACAGGATAGAATAGAgcttttagccacactagcagcatGGTTGTAAGGACAGCCATGTTGATCTGTTGgctggtccaccactttggtcctgACTGAGATATCTCAGCaagtattggatggattgccatcaAATTTTGCACAGCCATCAACAGTGCCCACAAGctgaatcctactgactttggtgaccccctgacttttcctctggcatcATCATAGGCACATCTAGTCCTGAGTAAAATGTCTTCACATCTATTGAATGGCTTGACGTAACATTCAGTAGAGATTTCAGTGAtgcccagatgatgaatcctcaTGACTTTGTTGAATCTCTGACTTTGCATCTAGCACCACGAACAGGTCAAACTTTTCATACATGCATTGACATTTCTCAACATTTACATGATGGATTGGCTCAAAATATTTTACGGAAATTCATGGCTCCCAG is a genomic window containing:
- the LOC121611234 gene encoding neuronal acetylcholine receptor subunit beta-2-like — its product is MAAPVKAALALLVLTVATALCAEVEERLVSHLLSPERYNKLIRPAVNNSQQVTIYIQVSLAQLINVNEREQIMTTNCWLSQVWNDYRLMWDPEEYEGIKKIRLPSQHIWLPDIVLYNNADGTYEVSFYSNVVVSNNGEVAWLPPAIYKSACKIEVRDFPFDQQNCTLKFRSWTYDHTEIDLILLSDFASRDDFKPSGEWDIVSLPGRKNEDPNDIRYLDITYDFIIKRKPLFYTINLIIPCILITSLAILVFYLPSDCGEKMTLCISVLLALTVFLLLISKIVPPTSLAVPLIGKYLMFTMVLVTFSIVTSVCVLNVHHRSPSTHTMPPWVKRVFLYRLPSYLFMRRPGSSNIREKFRKKHQQRSYSDQKLRGADGGTGSPAGMADSSSSFFVNEESAKRYGWKISDLSENTEFRKRMTLKCNIDVEDAVDGVRYIAEKMKSEDDDEGIIEDWKYVAMVIDRLFLWIFVLVCVVGTVGLFMQPLFQSYNTPIIDDMDHN